The Leptospira johnsonii genome window below encodes:
- a CDS encoding LIC_11502 family protein, translated as MQEGEETSLLSLSGGIPLQELLSAAKEAGLDLPKERTRPLGRILLAGLLGALRGFAERGLSPFLPTHKYIFAEIVSDLTDAYSILSQESDEKMILQAACDFGIKKVYHLEWKLYSSQDLF; from the coding sequence ATGCAGGAAGGAGAAGAAACATCCTTACTTTCTTTGTCCGGAGGAATTCCGCTCCAGGAGCTTTTAAGCGCGGCAAAAGAAGCCGGTTTGGATCTTCCTAAAGAAAGAACAAGACCATTAGGTAGGATTTTACTCGCAGGACTTTTAGGGGCGCTGCGAGGATTTGCGGAAAGAGGGCTTTCCCCCTTCTTACCTACTCATAAATACATCTTTGCCGAGATCGTTTCGGATTTAACTGACGCTTATTCTATCCTGTCCCAAGAATCGGATGAAAAAATGATTTTACAAGCAGCTTGCGATTTCGGGATCAAAAAAGTATATCATCTGGAATGGAAATTATACTCATCCCAGGATTTATTCTAA
- a CDS encoding DUF350 domain-containing protein has protein sequence MDFVWKYISLLGKDLGFFVLGFLVFYIGKKLKDWTEPRKLDEELVKSDNSALALSLSGYYIGVIILFITIVSHPGEKGDLLGDLFQVSSFSILGVILLLISQKINDGLILGGIDAIEEIYEKRNLAVASVLFGGTIASSFFIAAALNGDIGEKVFPQGLGIAVSPLVEKTIIGSIISVIFFSVGQIGIVLFSLYYKLWIPYKLKSELEEKQNLAAGTAFAGALLAIGILLTRALFREFESLYQTGILLLLDLGLAFLIIPILHFFADWVVLPGSTLKEEIERDQNFGAGLLEAVVLVSFSAIIFFSV, from the coding sequence ATGGATTTCGTTTGGAAATATATTTCTTTACTCGGTAAGGATCTTGGTTTTTTCGTTTTAGGCTTTTTAGTCTTTTACATCGGCAAAAAACTCAAGGACTGGACGGAACCTCGTAAGTTAGACGAGGAATTAGTAAAATCCGATAATAGCGCGCTCGCCCTGAGCTTGTCCGGTTATTATATCGGGGTCATTATATTATTTATCACCATAGTTTCCCATCCGGGGGAAAAAGGGGACCTACTAGGGGACCTTTTTCAGGTATCTTCCTTTTCCATTTTAGGAGTGATACTTCTTCTTATTTCCCAAAAGATTAATGATGGCTTGATCCTAGGCGGGATAGACGCAATCGAAGAGATATACGAAAAAAGAAATTTAGCGGTAGCTTCCGTTTTATTCGGAGGAACGATCGCAAGTTCCTTTTTTATCGCGGCAGCATTGAATGGAGATATAGGAGAGAAAGTATTTCCCCAAGGTTTAGGAATCGCAGTTTCTCCACTTGTGGAAAAAACGATCATTGGATCCATTATCTCAGTAATCTTCTTTTCGGTAGGACAGATCGGAATCGTTTTATTCTCCTTATATTATAAACTTTGGATCCCTTATAAACTTAAGAGTGAGTTAGAAGAAAAACAAAACCTGGCTGCAGGAACAGCGTTTGCGGGAGCATTACTTGCAATTGGGATCTTACTTACCAGGGCATTGTTTAGAGAATTTGAATCCTTATACCAAACAGGGATCTTATTACTTTTGGATCTGGGGCTTGCATTCTTGATCATTCCTATTTTACATTTTTTTGCGGATTGGGTTGTTCTACCTGGTTCCACATTGAAGGAAGAAATAGAAAGGGATCAAAATTTTGGAGCAGGACTTTTAGAAGCGGTTGTGCTTGTGTCCTTCTCCGCTATTATATTTTTTTCGGTTTGA
- the map gene encoding type I methionyl aminopeptidase, producing the protein MIYIKNKTEIEKMRAAGKLAAALLDYISGFIQPGISTLAINDLCEEFTKKHGGKSAPLGYKGFPKSVCTSINEVVCHGIPKAADILKEGDIVNVDVTPIVDGYHGDSSRTFIVGGKTSPEVERLVKDAERAMWVGIEQVKPGNRVSDIANAIDDYLTPKGYGIVKDLMGHGIGRGFHEEPQIPHYRSGRKLAKLEPGMTFTIEPMVNLGTWEVIFSKKDGWTVTTRDGKWSAQFEHTILVTEKGYEILTQA; encoded by the coding sequence TTGATCTACATCAAGAACAAGACTGAAATCGAGAAAATGAGGGCGGCGGGCAAATTAGCCGCCGCGCTTCTGGACTATATATCCGGGTTCATTCAGCCCGGTATAAGTACTCTTGCTATCAATGATCTCTGCGAAGAGTTCACTAAGAAGCATGGAGGCAAGTCGGCTCCTCTAGGTTACAAGGGTTTTCCGAAATCTGTCTGTACTTCGATCAACGAAGTCGTTTGCCACGGGATTCCCAAAGCAGCAGATATTCTGAAAGAAGGAGACATCGTCAATGTAGACGTAACTCCTATTGTGGATGGATATCATGGGGATAGTTCTCGTACTTTTATCGTGGGCGGTAAAACTTCTCCCGAAGTAGAACGTTTAGTAAAAGATGCGGAACGTGCCATGTGGGTGGGAATAGAACAGGTAAAACCTGGAAATCGTGTAAGCGATATCGCAAATGCGATCGATGATTACCTGACTCCGAAAGGATATGGGATCGTTAAAGATCTAATGGGCCACGGAATAGGAAGAGGTTTCCATGAAGAACCTCAAATCCCTCATTATCGCTCTGGCCGTAAACTAGCCAAACTAGAACCAGGAATGACATTCACTATAGAACCAATGGTGAATTTAGGGACCTGGGAAGTGATCTTTTCTAAAAAGGATGGATGGACTGTGACCACAAGGGACGGAAAATGGTCCGCTCAGTTCGAACATACCATTCTAGTCACTGAAAAAGGCTATGAAATTTTAACCCAAGCATAG
- a CDS encoding SpiroCoCo family coiled-coil protein produces MKEIEGSVKELKNSLEEEVGALHASHSDRFRSEWDSIRENVKIFDVQVSTRMKEMDSYVKDIREALEGTAGDILAETESKVSEIGLSIEDEFRKMDRRFEHFSRSWEEEVQSQKNHTMDAIRGLEERLGQIHFKGAEYLQEFSKSYAEQKDKIEEFVSKYKTNFHKEGDEVREELVSRFKDLKAEAITSVENVKVEYSAVGERFENLLRKNEKLLEMQAEKIRTSTESQLEKAGEQARAVLDKLKESGQDFFERQEEKIDRLNDTIDSKINRQLSALLDKGQVQLSQLEERIAKHLADVKLHLEEALDSGIKESESQMKEFQNQVKYLLKETEESSEEFLKTGREEFQKAQKEYRVLQIDLRKDLEEIQDAKRSLFSELEEEAEKLRSSVDEISERILDAEKRSALFLDVKEIIERSEEFVSEMKEALEDANHTEKTYEDLDQNLVRIKKVQEDLETRISQAEERSSEILSIEEKAEVLKEEFGRIMEESSQWNDTHRKLVEAGERAFEMESRFLDLEDRLGRVASVREEIKLLDQDSQGHKENSFKLAQKIREMEKEISVIEAREREVAETLRKTDDRLETLAGRKEEILSVEAKFDKIEDLMSELGERHKQISTLQQRLDDMKEGALSVKDDLEGLLSEAEDTFEKLSTFMDVVQTNMSKTGGAKSGKTQGQDPLVARKKATVLNLFHNFHWQPETIAEKLGLETSLVQTIIQNETVKKG; encoded by the coding sequence ATGAAAGAGATAGAAGGCTCCGTAAAAGAACTAAAAAATTCTTTAGAAGAAGAAGTCGGCGCATTACATGCTTCTCATTCTGATCGTTTCCGTTCCGAATGGGATTCTATTAGAGAGAATGTAAAAATTTTCGACGTCCAGGTCTCTACCCGGATGAAAGAAATGGATTCTTATGTAAAAGATATCCGAGAAGCCTTGGAAGGAACCGCCGGAGATATTTTAGCGGAAACAGAATCCAAAGTAAGCGAGATAGGACTCTCCATCGAAGACGAGTTCCGCAAAATGGACAGAAGATTCGAACACTTCTCCCGTTCTTGGGAAGAAGAAGTTCAGTCCCAGAAAAATCATACCATGGATGCGATCCGTGGATTGGAAGAAAGACTGGGACAGATCCATTTTAAAGGCGCGGAATATCTGCAAGAATTCTCCAAATCTTATGCTGAACAGAAAGATAAGATCGAAGAATTCGTATCTAAATATAAAACAAACTTCCATAAAGAGGGAGATGAGGTCAGAGAGGAACTTGTTTCTCGTTTTAAAGACCTGAAAGCCGAAGCAATTACTAGTGTAGAAAATGTAAAAGTCGAATATTCTGCGGTGGGAGAAAGATTTGAAAATCTTCTACGCAAGAATGAAAAACTTTTAGAAATGCAGGCGGAAAAGATCCGCACTTCTACCGAATCCCAATTGGAAAAAGCGGGTGAGCAGGCACGGGCCGTTCTGGATAAACTGAAAGAGTCCGGCCAAGATTTCTTCGAAAGACAGGAAGAAAAAATAGATCGTCTGAACGATACGATCGACTCTAAGATCAACAGACAATTGTCCGCACTCTTAGATAAGGGCCAGGTCCAGCTTAGCCAATTAGAGGAAAGGATCGCAAAACATTTAGCGGACGTAAAACTACATCTGGAAGAAGCTTTAGATTCAGGGATCAAAGAAAGCGAAAGCCAGATGAAAGAATTCCAAAACCAGGTAAAATACCTGTTGAAAGAAACCGAAGAATCTTCGGAAGAATTCCTAAAAACCGGAAGAGAAGAATTCCAGAAGGCACAAAAAGAATATCGTGTGCTTCAAATCGATCTTCGCAAAGACTTAGAAGAGATCCAAGATGCAAAACGTTCCCTATTCTCGGAACTGGAAGAAGAAGCGGAAAAACTCCGTTCTTCCGTAGATGAGATCTCGGAAAGGATCCTGGATGCGGAAAAACGTTCTGCACTCTTCTTGGATGTAAAAGAAATTATAGAACGTTCCGAAGAGTTTGTTTCCGAGATGAAAGAAGCATTGGAAGACGCAAACCATACGGAAAAAACGTACGAGGATCTGGACCAAAACTTAGTTCGGATCAAAAAGGTACAAGAAGATCTGGAGACCCGTATTTCTCAGGCAGAAGAGAGAAGTTCGGAAATTCTTTCTATAGAAGAAAAAGCGGAAGTCTTAAAAGAAGAATTCGGACGGATCATGGAAGAATCTTCTCAATGGAACGATACTCATCGCAAGTTGGTCGAAGCAGGAGAGAGGGCATTTGAAATGGAATCTCGCTTCTTGGATCTGGAGGATCGTCTAGGTAGAGTTGCCTCCGTTAGGGAAGAGATCAAACTGCTAGACCAAGATAGCCAAGGTCATAAGGAAAACTCCTTCAAGCTGGCCCAAAAAATACGCGAGATGGAAAAAGAGATCTCCGTAATAGAAGCGCGAGAAAGAGAAGTTGCGGAGACTCTTAGGAAGACCGACGACAGACTCGAGACTCTTGCAGGCAGAAAAGAAGAAATACTCTCAGTAGAAGCTAAGTTTGATAAGATAGAAGACCTGATGTCAGAGTTAGGAGAGCGTCATAAACAGATCAGTACTCTCCAACAAAGATTAGATGACATGAAAGAAGGTGCATTATCTGTTAAGGACGACCTAGAAGGTTTACTCTCCGAAGCGGAAGATACCTTCGAAAAACTTTCTACATTCATGGATGTGGTCCAAACCAATATGTCTAAGACCGGAGGGGCGAAATCCGGTAAGACTCAAGGGCAAGATCCCTTAGTAGCTCGAAAGAAAGCAACAGTGTTGAATTTATTTCATAATTTTCATTGGCAGCCAGAGACGATCGCTGAGAAATTAGGGCTCGAAACTTCTTTGGTCCAGACTATCATTCAAAACGAGACGGTGAAAAAGGGATGA
- a CDS encoding class I SAM-dependent DNA methyltransferase, producing MDRNTREQGNKSRIISPIPKKRPYTAFAGIYDGFMKRAPYSDWAQMILESYQIGTQKIHPKLALDLGCGTCKIWKFLPSSTELWGIDNSPEMLQIADSQQIRGVRKFGDLLSFPPLPKSFDLVFSVHDTLNYFQREEELSQVFSQVSRVLEKKGVFFFDVSTAENFRKNFQNKVLKETHGKTKLLWKNEFDPKTSVLKTSLEFSGPEIGVLEEHYHRAYPLETWSKLLQDSGLEILGIGSDYESWEFFPKANYWNFMCRKI from the coding sequence ATGGATAGGAATACTCGCGAGCAGGGGAATAAATCAAGAATTATTTCTCCAATCCCTAAAAAAAGGCCTTATACTGCATTTGCAGGCATTTATGACGGGTTCATGAAACGGGCCCCTTATTCCGATTGGGCCCAGATGATTTTGGAATCTTACCAGATAGGAACCCAAAAAATCCATCCAAAACTCGCTTTAGATTTGGGCTGCGGCACCTGCAAAATTTGGAAATTTCTGCCCTCTTCCACGGAGCTCTGGGGGATCGATAATTCTCCTGAAATGCTTCAAATCGCCGATTCTCAGCAGATCAGAGGGGTCAGAAAATTTGGGGACCTTCTCTCCTTTCCCCCACTTCCCAAGTCATTTGATCTGGTTTTCTCAGTCCATGACACCCTGAATTATTTCCAAAGAGAAGAAGAACTCTCCCAAGTCTTTTCCCAGGTTTCAAGGGTTTTAGAGAAGAAAGGAGTCTTCTTTTTCGATGTAAGCACTGCCGAAAATTTTCGAAAAAATTTTCAGAACAAGGTCCTAAAAGAGACCCATGGGAAGACAAAGCTCCTTTGGAAGAACGAATTCGATCCGAAAACTTCCGTGCTAAAGACCAGCTTGGAATTTTCAGGGCCTGAGATTGGCGTGCTGGAAGAGCATTATCATAGGGCTTACCCACTTGAAACTTGGTCGAAGTTACTACAAGATTCAGGCCTCGAAATTCTAGGAATCGGGTCGGATTATGAGTCTTGGGAATTTTTTCCCAAGGCGAATTATTGGAATTTTATGTGCCGGAAAATATAA
- a CDS encoding STAS domain-containing protein produces the protein MAKLTIQNKHGIVRFENQLLDGYEKVFDEISEQASRAHILNLTLDMTPTKKITSSGVAKLLTLRNLLDHFGVKLEVVNLQPTLMDILRKFKVDTMLRIKA, from the coding sequence ATGGCCAAATTAACGATACAAAATAAACACGGAATCGTTCGTTTCGAAAATCAACTTCTGGACGGATACGAAAAAGTTTTCGATGAAATCTCGGAACAGGCATCTAGGGCTCATATCTTAAATTTGACCTTGGACATGACCCCAACCAAAAAAATCACTTCTAGTGGCGTTGCTAAATTACTCACTCTTAGAAACCTTTTGGATCATTTCGGAGTAAAATTAGAGGTGGTGAATCTTCAGCCCACTCTAATGGATATCCTTCGTAAGTTCAAAGTGGATACAATGCTCCGTATCAAAGCATAA
- a CDS encoding ABC transporter ATP-binding protein, giving the protein MASLQVSDLSKSYFGKVAISNLNFSIPKNRITGLLGPNGAGKTTALRILTGFIQPDQGSVLLDGVSLEKDPKTIKQRLGYLPESSAIYPEMTVGEYLDFLGTARGMETSFFKKRKKEVLEICDLRSQTFSLAGILSKGTRQRLALAGALLHDPDWIVLDEPSSGLDPIQISHFREIVRNLGKDKIVLLSTHILSEVEETCDHALVLHKGNLVADLPVSEFKRSDSVLLIAKTEKEILEKVLEGKNVRILSSEKEGEYNKFRLESSSLKPEEIFEIIRKETFSILEYKISQKSLESVFQDLVSG; this is encoded by the coding sequence GTGGCCTCTCTCCAGGTATCCGACCTTTCCAAATCCTATTTCGGGAAGGTCGCGATTTCCAATCTGAATTTCTCCATACCTAAAAATAGGATCACAGGTTTACTTGGGCCGAATGGTGCAGGTAAAACAACAGCACTTAGAATACTCACCGGATTTATACAGCCTGACCAAGGTTCCGTTCTTCTAGACGGAGTCTCTTTGGAGAAAGATCCCAAAACTATAAAACAAAGATTAGGTTATCTTCCCGAATCTTCCGCAATCTATCCGGAAATGACTGTGGGAGAGTATTTGGATTTTCTTGGAACTGCAAGAGGAATGGAGACTTCCTTCTTCAAAAAAAGAAAAAAAGAAGTATTAGAGATCTGTGATCTAAGATCCCAAACTTTTTCTTTGGCGGGGATTTTATCCAAGGGAACTAGACAAAGATTAGCATTAGCAGGAGCATTACTACACGATCCGGATTGGATCGTTTTAGACGAGCCCAGCTCAGGTTTAGATCCTATCCAAATTTCTCATTTCAGAGAGATAGTTCGTAATTTAGGAAAAGATAAAATAGTTTTATTATCCACTCATATACTATCAGAAGTGGAAGAAACCTGCGATCATGCCTTAGTCTTGCATAAAGGGAACCTAGTCGCAGATCTCCCTGTTTCGGAATTCAAAAGATCCGATTCGGTCCTTTTAATCGCCAAAACGGAAAAAGAAATCTTAGAAAAAGTTTTGGAAGGTAAAAATGTCAGAATTCTTTCTTCCGAAAAAGAAGGAGAATATAACAAATTTAGATTGGAATCTTCTTCTCTCAAACCGGAGGAAATTTTTGAGATTATCCGAAAAGAGACCTTTTCGATCTTAGAATATAAGATTTCCCAAAAGTCCTTAGAATCGGTCTTTCAAGACCTGGTTTCCGGTTAA
- a CDS encoding ABC transporter permease, with the protein MKLPTLPSGLLAVFQKEWASYFNTPIGYVFSILYLFLSSFLFFYGLGEGSFWDRKVAGMEEYFVWTPLLFVVFIPAITMRLWSEEKKSGSLEILFTLPLSKWEIVGAKFLAAWAFLGFTVCLSASIPFSIWAFGDLDLGIVFAGYLGCILLGGAYISLGIFLSSFGKDQISSYILTVLVCLFFFLLGTQPVLKFFGGGPSAFAYLFALSSHFESFRLGILDLSDTLYFFSFISINLAGNVFFLRRNYP; encoded by the coding sequence ATGAAACTTCCAACCTTGCCATCAGGATTACTCGCCGTTTTTCAAAAAGAATGGGCTAGCTACTTCAATACTCCGATTGGCTATGTGTTCTCTATCCTTTACTTATTCTTATCTTCCTTCTTATTCTTTTACGGATTAGGAGAAGGTTCTTTCTGGGATAGAAAAGTAGCCGGTATGGAGGAATATTTCGTTTGGACTCCCCTACTATTCGTTGTATTTATTCCAGCGATCACAATGAGGCTTTGGTCCGAAGAAAAAAAATCCGGAAGTTTAGAGATCTTATTCACTTTACCACTTTCTAAATGGGAAATCGTCGGAGCAAAGTTCTTAGCAGCCTGGGCATTTTTAGGATTCACCGTTTGTTTAAGTGCTAGTATCCCATTTTCCATTTGGGCCTTCGGAGATCTGGATCTTGGGATCGTATTTGCAGGATACTTAGGTTGTATATTACTAGGTGGGGCTTATATAAGCCTTGGGATCTTTCTTTCTTCTTTTGGAAAAGATCAGATCAGTTCGTATATTCTAACAGTTCTCGTTTGCCTTTTCTTTTTTCTGTTAGGAACTCAGCCTGTTCTCAAATTTTTCGGCGGCGGGCCTTCCGCATTCGCATATTTATTCGCATTATCCTCTCATTTTGAATCCTTTCGTTTGGGGATCTTAGATCTATCAGACACACTTTACTTTTTTAGTTTTATCTCAATAAATCTTGCAGGGAATGTTTTCTTTCTCAGGAGAAATTATCCATGA
- a CDS encoding GldG family protein, with amino-acid sequence MRELLRPLLEISKSPWFGFANGILLFVLLNGIFSTIPCKADLSRSGRFQITSSTVKVLKELDNPLYIDAFYSSEIPGEYKARAELSKELLKEISKIGKENVYLRFYDPSNSEEDARKAMELGLEPQILQQTSRDSALVKQAFMGIVLTLGHKTEVLSFAFFTEDLEYQILNSVRKMQRQDRDSGIVLLKLEGNLSIQEQSSPKDRIEIFARRVLRGEYGPILELDLETEDLPPETEIVLWIGGGPLSKNTEKKLDKFILEGGSLLLLAKTMEFKTNSERGSFGLLSGDLGAGLAQKNPDSEEMVRFLEHYGIRINYDIILEPDHSLPMGSVIEIEPGVLGKYPYPPWIVPDQKSRTLDPNSPFTKNQESLLVPWSSSLNILPEKQKEVQFTPLAKSGPDAEARTEPISLGEKQILSTPIQPNGGPFVLGVIAEGKFTSYFSDKKQGSKTADVSTESRPAKTGRILVFGSPYLVSDLLAFPEFSEILKNSNIPFLLNSIDILKGETDLLEVRSKQSAVLKLKPLPFFFETAISLFHLFLVPGLLALYAFRRLKRRNG; translated from the coding sequence ATGAGAGAATTACTCCGCCCTCTATTAGAAATTTCTAAATCTCCTTGGTTCGGATTTGCAAATGGGATTTTACTGTTCGTGTTGCTAAATGGGATCTTCTCAACAATTCCTTGTAAGGCAGATCTTTCCAGATCCGGAAGATTCCAGATCACTTCCAGCACTGTAAAAGTTTTAAAAGAATTAGATAATCCTTTATACATAGACGCGTTTTATTCATCCGAGATCCCGGGAGAATACAAGGCAAGAGCGGAACTTAGTAAGGAACTCTTAAAAGAGATCTCAAAGATCGGAAAGGAAAATGTTTACTTGCGGTTTTATGATCCTTCTAACTCGGAAGAAGATGCAAGAAAAGCAATGGAGTTAGGACTTGAGCCCCAGATCTTGCAACAAACTTCCAGAGATTCCGCCTTGGTCAAACAAGCATTCATGGGGATCGTTCTGACCTTGGGTCATAAAACGGAAGTTTTATCATTCGCATTCTTCACTGAAGATCTAGAATACCAAATCTTAAATTCTGTCCGCAAGATGCAAAGACAGGACAGAGACTCAGGGATCGTTCTTTTAAAATTAGAAGGAAATCTTTCCATCCAAGAACAAAGTTCTCCCAAAGACAGGATAGAAATTTTTGCAAGAAGAGTTCTAAGAGGAGAATATGGGCCCATTTTAGAATTGGATCTGGAAACCGAAGATCTTCCTCCTGAAACTGAAATTGTGCTTTGGATAGGAGGAGGTCCTCTTTCAAAAAATACGGAAAAAAAACTAGACAAGTTTATTTTAGAAGGAGGAAGTTTACTACTTTTAGCAAAGACAATGGAGTTCAAAACGAACTCCGAAAGAGGAAGTTTCGGACTTCTTTCCGGAGATTTGGGGGCTGGGCTTGCCCAAAAAAATCCAGACTCCGAAGAAATGGTCCGATTTTTGGAACATTACGGAATTCGAATTAACTACGATATTATTTTAGAGCCGGATCATTCTCTTCCGATGGGTTCCGTGATCGAAATTGAACCGGGAGTTCTGGGAAAATATCCTTATCCACCTTGGATCGTTCCAGACCAAAAATCCAGAACCTTAGATCCGAACAGCCCCTTTACTAAAAACCAAGAAAGCCTTTTGGTGCCTTGGTCTTCTAGTCTAAATATTCTTCCTGAAAAACAAAAAGAAGTACAGTTTACACCTTTGGCAAAAAGTGGACCAGATGCGGAAGCGAGAACTGAACCGATTTCCTTGGGAGAAAAACAGATACTTTCTACTCCGATCCAACCAAACGGTGGGCCTTTTGTATTAGGGGTAATTGCAGAAGGAAAATTTACTTCCTATTTTTCCGATAAAAAACAAGGATCTAAAACCGCGGACGTATCAACAGAAAGCAGGCCGGCAAAGACGGGCAGAATTTTAGTATTCGGTTCTCCTTATTTAGTTTCCGATCTTTTGGCATTTCCGGAATTTTCAGAAATCCTGAAAAACTCTAATATTCCGTTTTTATTAAATTCCATCGATATACTCAAAGGAGAAACGGATCTTTTAGAAGTTCGATCCAAACAATCTGCAGTCCTAAAACTGAAACCTTTGCCATTCTTCTTTGAAACTGCGATCAGCTTATTTCATTTATTTTTGGTTCCGGGCTTATTAGCTCTTTATGCTTTCCGCAGATTAAAAAGAAGGAACGGATAA
- a CDS encoding DUF4340 domain-containing protein: MDFSKYLHLLRESYKEHPQVLLFFGNVLLAILLLIAKDPWDWFKKTYQNSESFYKIRSEEIQTVISGRKGQESILNRNLDGWTVQLPSGLVLPGESARIEELIQTCLHLRKFTLLSESNSVSKEEFGLGGDEPVLELKDVSGHSLGKILVGAPVRKGSGTYILDEKNQIWLVKENLKSVTGGGKLDFFLSRSLIPPFPAREKVSEIKIFGFSSRDFSLSKQGENWILETSGGQIQASSDEVENYLEEIKKLSADEVLLEKSEEYVAVPKDRNFKIEIVTTTDRYLVSPIGMTKLGSYIFQREGLSYRLVLDPWNLERILQKDLADFSTRFLSP; the protein is encoded by the coding sequence ATGGATTTTTCGAAGTATCTGCACCTTCTCCGCGAGTCATATAAGGAACATCCTCAAGTCCTTTTATTTTTTGGGAATGTACTTTTAGCCATTCTACTTTTGATAGCAAAAGATCCCTGGGATTGGTTCAAGAAAACTTATCAAAATTCTGAAAGCTTCTATAAGATCAGATCGGAAGAAATCCAAACGGTTATCAGCGGAAGAAAAGGACAAGAAAGTATCCTCAACCGAAATCTGGATGGATGGACAGTTCAGTTACCTTCGGGGCTCGTACTGCCGGGAGAGTCTGCAAGAATTGAAGAATTGATCCAAACTTGTTTACATTTACGTAAATTCACTCTACTCTCTGAATCCAATTCAGTCTCTAAAGAAGAATTCGGATTAGGAGGAGATGAGCCGGTATTAGAGCTCAAAGACGTTTCCGGGCACTCTTTAGGAAAAATTTTAGTAGGAGCGCCGGTCCGAAAAGGTTCCGGGACCTATATCCTAGACGAAAAAAATCAGATCTGGTTAGTAAAAGAAAATCTAAAATCCGTAACAGGCGGAGGTAAGCTGGACTTTTTCCTGAGTAGATCCTTAATTCCGCCCTTTCCCGCCCGAGAGAAAGTTTCGGAGATCAAGATCTTCGGATTTTCCTCTAGGGATTTTTCCTTAAGTAAACAAGGAGAGAATTGGATCTTAGAAACTTCCGGCGGGCAGATCCAAGCATCCTCTGATGAAGTAGAAAACTATTTGGAAGAGATCAAAAAACTAAGTGCGGACGAAGTTCTTTTGGAGAAGTCGGAAGAATATGTTGCTGTCCCGAAAGATCGGAATTTCAAAATAGAGATCGTTACTACTACGGATCGTTATTTAGTTTCTCCAATCGGAATGACCAAATTAGGAAGTTATATTTTCCAGAGAGAAGGTTTAAGTTACAGATTGGTCTTGGATCCCTGGAACCTGGAAAGGATACTACAAAAGGATCTCGCCGACTTTTCCACCAGGTTTCTTTCCCCCTGA